From Methanobrevibacter millerae, one genomic window encodes:
- a CDS encoding restriction endonuclease subunit S, with translation MNKKRLIPKLRFSGFNDEWDNVKLGDLIKEGKAGGTPKSSNPDYYDGDIPFLSIKDMTSQGKYINYTEKTITKWGLDNSSAWIIPKNSLLYSIYASVGFVAINRKDIATSQAIYGMILKDNVSLEY, from the coding sequence ATGAATAAAAAGAGATTAATACCTAAATTACGATTTAGTGGATTTAATGATGAGTGGGATAATGTTAAGTTGGGTGATTTAATTAAGGAAGGTAAAGCAGGAGGAACTCCAAAGTCTTCTAATCCAGATTATTATGATGGAGACATTCCTTTTTTAAGTATTAAGGATATGACCTCACAAGGAAAATATATTAATTACACAGAAAAAACAATAACAAAATGGGGATTAGATAACTCCAGTGCATGGATTATTCCTAAAAATTCCTTACTATATTCAATTTACGCATCAGTAGGTTTTGTAGCCATCAATCGTAAAGATATTGCTACCAGCCAAGCAATATATGGGATGATACTAAAAGACAATGTTTCTTTAGAATACA